Part of the Ignatzschineria larvae DSM 13226 genome, TTATTACTTTTTTCTAAATCACAAATTCATTATTCCGGCTCAAATGCCTCTGGCACTTCTGCACCACTTCCGAAAAAGAAATCATGCATCTGTTGCTCTAAGAATTCTCGAGATTTAGGATCAAGCGGATTAATACGATATTCATTAATTAAGATAGTTTGTGC contains:
- a CDS encoding oxidative damage protection protein, producing MTRRVFCVKLQKEADGMPRQMYPGELGKQIFENVSNEAWQQWLRAQTILINEYRINPLDPKSREFLEQQMHDFFFGSGAEVPEAFEPE